A stretch of the Gemmatirosa kalamazoonensis genome encodes the following:
- a CDS encoding PadR family transcriptional regulator: MLGELEQLVLLAVMRCGDEAYGVPVLAEIERATGRSPTLATVHTTLTRLEAKGFVVSRFGEPTPQRGGRRKRYFTVTPAGRRAVRDALGALRQLAQGLVAGWDAP, encoded by the coding sequence TTGCTCGGAGAGCTCGAACAGCTCGTCCTGCTCGCCGTCATGCGCTGCGGCGACGAGGCGTACGGCGTCCCGGTGCTCGCCGAGATCGAGCGCGCGACCGGCCGCTCGCCGACGCTCGCCACCGTGCACACGACGCTCACGCGCCTGGAGGCGAAAGGCTTCGTCGTGTCGCGGTTCGGCGAGCCGACGCCGCAGCGCGGTGGGCGGCGCAAGCGCTACTTCACCGTGACACCCGCCGGCCGCCGCGCGGTGCGCGACGCGCTCGGCGCACTCCGCCAGCTCGCGCAGGGGCTGGTCGCGGGGTGGGACGCGCCGTGA
- a CDS encoding ABC transporter permease has translation MSAPNETRAGPPRPDAPRTAQRLLRAVVDAAALEPYLGDLLELFDDRLARDGPRRARHAFWRDTGVALLRLPWRRPTPRARRTGDPMLTMLATDLRHAARRLRRAPAFALLSGLTLALGIGATTAVFSVAYSALLRPLPFPDAGRLVDAAEFKRGTPMTVSPSNFADWQRTSRTMDLAASGTGTGALTSDGPAEQLAMSYVTAGFFSVMGVKPELGRAFNAAETAYHGPKAVMLGHRLWARRFGSDAHVIGHTIRLDGESRVVVGVMPDGFDFPEHSQLWVPLAFSEQDLATQRGAHWLSVTGRLKPGAAVERANAELAAIHARLAAAYPEQNTDESALVRSLRDATVGDVRPALIVLLGAVGLLLLLACANVANLLLVRATRHERDRVVRAALGAGRGRLAGAVMSEAVILSFVGAMAGVALAWWGTHLLDATLRAARPTLAESRVDGPVLLFALGVALLTAFVFGVLPALSASRLRDIATVLRAATPVGARGRPGRHWGSRLRGSLVVAQIAITTLLLSGAALLGESFLRLRQVDVGFDPNGVWTFSVSLPDARYEGARVAQFYRELTDRIRALPGVRAVGATMGLPLSGMSYTITLHELDGVPEPSGKERSTSVRMITDGYFRAVGMRVVRGRAIERTDDASAPRVVVVNETLARRLWPGQDPIGRRFSIGMRVGPDSARERVGGIVVGVVGDVHGDGLRADPRPEAYFPEMQFPMTGMMYAVRGEVTPGLRKAMAAQVAALDPEIPVFQERTLDTLVADAVAEPRLYSLLFAAFAGTALVLAAVGVYGVVSLSVGQRTRELGVRVALGARAGDVARLVLRQGMTPVAFGLAVGLVGAFATTRLLTTMLFGVSATDPAAFAVVCAALMGAAAAAVWLPTRRATTVAPTEALRSD, from the coding sequence GTGAGCGCGCCTAACGAGACGCGTGCCGGCCCGCCGCGCCCCGACGCGCCGCGCACCGCCCAACGGCTGCTGCGCGCCGTGGTCGACGCGGCGGCGCTGGAGCCGTACCTCGGCGATCTGCTGGAGCTGTTCGACGACCGACTCGCGCGCGACGGACCGCGCCGCGCTCGGCACGCCTTCTGGCGCGACACCGGGGTCGCGCTCCTCCGTCTTCCCTGGCGCCGCCCGACGCCGCGCGCGCGCCGCACCGGAGATCCGATGCTCACCATGCTCGCCACCGACCTCCGACACGCCGCCCGGCGCCTGCGCCGAGCGCCCGCGTTCGCGCTGCTCTCCGGGCTCACGCTCGCGTTAGGCATCGGCGCCACCACGGCGGTGTTCAGCGTCGCGTACTCGGCGCTGCTCCGCCCGTTGCCGTTCCCCGACGCGGGACGGCTCGTCGACGCCGCGGAGTTCAAGCGCGGGACCCCGATGACGGTGTCGCCGTCGAACTTCGCCGACTGGCAGCGCACCTCGCGCACGATGGACCTCGCCGCGTCGGGCACCGGCACCGGTGCGCTGACGAGCGACGGGCCCGCGGAGCAGCTCGCGATGTCGTACGTGACGGCGGGGTTCTTCTCCGTGATGGGCGTGAAGCCGGAGCTGGGCCGCGCGTTCAACGCCGCGGAGACGGCGTACCATGGGCCGAAGGCCGTAATGCTCGGCCACCGGCTGTGGGCGCGCCGCTTCGGCAGCGATGCGCACGTGATCGGGCACACCATCCGGCTCGACGGGGAATCGCGCGTCGTCGTCGGCGTCATGCCCGACGGCTTCGACTTCCCGGAGCACTCCCAGCTCTGGGTGCCGCTCGCGTTCTCCGAGCAGGACCTCGCGACGCAGCGCGGGGCGCACTGGCTGTCGGTCACCGGCCGACTGAAGCCCGGCGCCGCAGTGGAGCGCGCGAACGCGGAGCTCGCGGCGATCCACGCGCGGCTCGCCGCCGCGTACCCGGAGCAGAACACCGACGAGAGCGCGCTCGTGCGCTCGCTGCGCGACGCGACGGTGGGCGACGTGCGGCCCGCGCTCATCGTGCTGCTGGGTGCCGTGGGGCTGCTGCTGCTGCTCGCGTGCGCGAACGTGGCGAACCTGCTGCTCGTGCGCGCCACGCGGCACGAGCGCGACCGCGTGGTGCGCGCGGCGCTCGGCGCGGGACGCGGGCGACTCGCCGGCGCGGTCATGAGCGAGGCGGTGATCCTCTCGTTCGTCGGCGCGATGGCGGGCGTGGCGCTCGCGTGGTGGGGCACGCATCTGCTCGACGCGACGCTCCGCGCCGCCCGCCCGACGCTGGCGGAGTCGCGCGTGGACGGGCCGGTGCTGCTGTTCGCGCTCGGCGTCGCGCTGCTGACGGCGTTCGTGTTCGGCGTGCTGCCGGCGCTCAGCGCGTCGCGGCTGCGCGACATCGCGACGGTGCTCCGCGCGGCGACGCCGGTCGGGGCGCGCGGCCGGCCGGGTCGGCACTGGGGGTCGCGGCTGCGTGGCTCGCTCGTCGTCGCGCAGATCGCGATCACGACGCTCCTGTTGAGCGGCGCGGCGCTGCTCGGCGAGAGCTTCCTGCGCCTGCGCCAGGTCGACGTCGGCTTCGATCCGAACGGCGTGTGGACGTTCTCGGTATCGCTCCCCGACGCCCGCTACGAGGGCGCGCGCGTGGCGCAGTTCTACCGCGAGCTCACCGATCGCATCCGCGCGCTCCCCGGCGTGCGCGCGGTGGGCGCGACGATGGGTCTACCGCTCAGCGGCATGAGCTACACGATCACGCTGCACGAGCTGGACGGCGTGCCGGAGCCCAGCGGCAAGGAGCGCAGCACGTCGGTGCGCATGATCACCGACGGCTACTTCCGCGCGGTCGGCATGCGCGTGGTGCGCGGCCGCGCGATCGAGCGCACCGACGACGCGTCCGCGCCGCGTGTGGTGGTGGTGAACGAGACGCTCGCGCGCCGCCTGTGGCCGGGGCAGGACCCGATCGGTCGGCGCTTCTCGATCGGGATGCGCGTCGGCCCGGACTCGGCGCGCGAGCGCGTGGGCGGCATCGTCGTCGGCGTCGTCGGCGACGTGCACGGAGACGGCCTGCGCGCCGACCCGCGCCCCGAGGCGTACTTCCCGGAGATGCAGTTCCCGATGACCGGGATGATGTACGCCGTGCGTGGCGAGGTCACGCCCGGGCTGCGCAAGGCGATGGCCGCGCAGGTGGCCGCGCTCGACCCGGAGATCCCGGTGTTCCAGGAGCGCACGCTCGACACGCTCGTCGCCGACGCGGTCGCCGAGCCGCGGCTCTACTCGCTGCTGTTCGCGGCGTTCGCGGGCACGGCGCTGGTGCTCGCGGCGGTCGGCGTGTACGGCGTGGTGTCGCTGAGCGTGGGACAGCGCACGCGGGAGCTCGGCGTGCGCGTGGCGCTCGGCGCGCGCGCGGGCGACGTCGCGCGGCTCGTCCTGCGGCAGGGAATGACGCCGGTGGCGTTCGGGCTCGCGGTCGGCCTCGTCGGCGCGTTCGCGACGACGCGGCTGCTCACGACGATGCTGTTCGGCGTCAGCGCGACAGACCCGGCGGCGTTCGCGGTCGTGTGCGCGGCGTTGATGGGCGCCGCGGCGGCGGCGGTGTGGCTGCCGACGCGCCGCGCGACGACCGTCGCGCCGACGGAGGCGCTGCGGTCCGATTAA
- a CDS encoding ABC transporter permease — protein sequence MTDLRLALRSLAKRPLFTATALVALALGIGAGAAVLGVVNAVLLRPLAYADPSRLVVVLHGGSRPVAPANFLDWRRDTRSFARMGAAEMWGPTLTGGTAAEKVAALRVTGDVFPLLGVAPLLGRAVRAGDDEPGADHVVVLSYALWQRRFGGARSALGATVRLDGEPYTVVGVMPPTFRFAPFWATRSELWAPLALGARAESRGGQSLRVFARLAPGATLDAARADVASVAARLEREFPGTNRDVAVVPLTEKVVGDVRPMLLVLSGAVTLVLLIAGANVAHMLLARGSARAREMAVRGALGATRTALVRQLLAESVVLAAAGGALGLALGAAGVRALVALAPAGLPRVDTVHLDWRVAVATIVVALLTGVACGVVPALRGAADGVSGTLRDGARGTTAGRRQHRGRRALIASEFALSCVLLVGAGLMIRTVAAMQAVDPGLDPRGVLTAIVSVTGSAEATPGRRAAFYEGLVARLAALPGVRAAGAINHVPLAGDEWGMHVTAEGRPVAPGVEAPTATFRVILPGYLRAMGIRVREGRDVAATDRVGATEVVVVNEALARRLWPGESALGKRLTLDGPEDHPPTRTVVGVVRDVVRGEWTEGPQPEAYVPFLQSESYLERPSGAFSAMSIVVKTDGDPARLAPALRAAVASVDRDLPVSEVQTMERIVADATARPRFVLVLLGAFAAVAALLAAVGLYGVTSYAVSRRVREIGVRVALGAARGRVVRLVLGEALGLVALGIALGTLGALAAARLMAGLLFGVGAADPLTFVGVPVLLSIVALAAALGPTRRATAVAPTVALRAE from the coding sequence GACTGGCGCCGCGACACGCGGTCGTTCGCGCGCATGGGCGCGGCGGAGATGTGGGGCCCGACCCTCACCGGCGGCACCGCGGCGGAGAAGGTCGCGGCGCTGCGGGTCACCGGCGACGTCTTCCCGCTGCTCGGCGTCGCGCCGCTGCTCGGACGCGCGGTGCGCGCGGGCGACGACGAGCCGGGCGCCGACCACGTCGTCGTGCTGTCGTACGCGCTCTGGCAGCGGCGCTTCGGCGGCGCGCGCTCGGCGCTCGGCGCCACCGTGAGGCTCGACGGCGAGCCGTACACGGTCGTCGGGGTGATGCCGCCGACGTTCCGCTTCGCGCCGTTCTGGGCGACGCGCAGCGAGCTGTGGGCGCCGCTCGCGCTCGGGGCCCGCGCCGAGAGCCGCGGCGGACAGAGCCTGCGCGTGTTCGCGCGGCTCGCGCCGGGCGCGACGCTCGACGCCGCGCGCGCCGACGTCGCCTCGGTGGCCGCGCGACTCGAGCGCGAGTTCCCCGGCACGAACCGCGACGTCGCCGTCGTGCCGCTCACGGAGAAGGTCGTCGGCGACGTGCGACCGATGCTGCTCGTGCTGTCGGGCGCGGTGACGCTCGTGCTGCTCATCGCCGGCGCGAACGTGGCGCACATGCTGCTCGCGCGCGGCAGCGCGCGGGCGCGCGAGATGGCGGTCCGCGGCGCGCTCGGCGCCACCCGCACGGCGCTCGTGCGGCAGCTGCTCGCGGAGAGCGTCGTGCTGGCGGCCGCCGGCGGGGCGCTCGGTCTCGCGTTAGGCGCGGCGGGGGTGCGCGCGCTCGTCGCGCTCGCGCCGGCCGGGCTGCCGCGCGTGGACACGGTGCACCTCGACTGGCGCGTGGCGGTCGCGACGATCGTCGTCGCGCTGCTCACCGGCGTCGCGTGCGGCGTCGTCCCCGCGCTGCGCGGCGCGGCGGACGGCGTGAGCGGCACGCTGCGCGACGGCGCGCGCGGCACGACCGCCGGACGCCGGCAGCATCGCGGGCGGCGCGCGCTCATCGCGTCGGAGTTCGCGCTGTCGTGCGTGCTGCTCGTCGGCGCGGGGCTCATGATCCGCACGGTCGCCGCGATGCAGGCGGTGGATCCCGGCCTCGATCCGCGCGGCGTGCTCACGGCGATCGTGTCGGTCACCGGCTCCGCGGAGGCGACGCCGGGGCGCCGCGCGGCGTTCTACGAGGGTCTCGTGGCGCGGCTCGCCGCGCTCCCCGGCGTGCGCGCGGCGGGCGCGATCAACCACGTGCCGCTCGCCGGCGACGAGTGGGGGATGCACGTCACCGCCGAGGGCCGCCCCGTCGCGCCGGGCGTCGAGGCGCCGACGGCGACGTTCCGCGTGATCCTCCCCGGCTACCTCCGCGCGATGGGCATCCGCGTGCGCGAGGGGCGCGACGTCGCCGCCACCGACCGCGTCGGCGCGACCGAGGTGGTGGTGGTGAACGAGGCGCTCGCGCGCCGGCTGTGGCCGGGCGAGAGCGCGTTAGGCAAGCGCCTCACGCTCGACGGGCCGGAGGACCACCCGCCGACGCGCACCGTGGTGGGCGTGGTGCGCGACGTCGTGCGCGGCGAGTGGACGGAGGGGCCGCAGCCGGAGGCGTACGTGCCATTCCTCCAGAGCGAGTCGTACCTGGAGCGCCCGTCCGGCGCGTTCTCGGCGATGTCGATCGTCGTGAAGACCGACGGGGACCCGGCGCGCCTCGCGCCCGCGCTCCGCGCCGCCGTCGCGTCGGTCGACCGCGACCTGCCGGTGTCGGAGGTGCAGACGATGGAGCGCATCGTCGCCGACGCGACGGCGCGCCCCCGCTTCGTGCTCGTGCTGCTCGGCGCGTTCGCCGCGGTCGCCGCGCTGCTCGCCGCGGTGGGCCTCTACGGCGTCACGAGCTACGCCGTGTCGCGGCGCGTGCGCGAGATCGGCGTGCGCGTCGCGCTCGGCGCGGCCCGCGGCCGCGTGGTGCGCCTCGTGCTCGGCGAGGCGCTCGGCCTCGTCGCGTTAGGCATCGCGTTGGGCACCCTCGGCGCGCTCGCGGCCGCGCGGCTCATGGCGGGGCTGCTGTTCGGCGTCGGCGCCGCGGATCCGCTCACGTTCGTCGGCGTGCCGGTGCTGCTCTCGATCGTCGCGCTCGCGGCCGCGCTCGGCCCCACACGCCGCGCGACGGCCGTGGCGCCGACGGTAGCGCTGAGGGCCGAGTAG